A window from Culex pipiens pallens isolate TS chromosome 3, TS_CPP_V2, whole genome shotgun sequence encodes these proteins:
- the LOC120426119 gene encoding uncharacterized protein LOC120426119: protein MILQYWILSLVVLISSASDIPAEQDAQTVPSLSPEESSEVAQAIVSAGLDGFVILQISHSDFDIDSCRIIRTMIYQVELRATGEIFEITSEQNSTKPQNCWNKSKFVNIVARGNITRVLQLKKLNGGGESQQVEVPVEEFLHDRSGITQEHFWLVGTKYSYRFGEGDDLDNDIELIEFHIRLMDSNEEFLVSTEAAVGFHGAYPVEPKKTPYPPKVLLSLLGGGGVAKMKRLN, encoded by the exons ATGATTCTTCAATATTGGATTCTGTCACTTGTAGTTTTAATTTCTTCAGCCAGCGACATCCCAGCTGAGCAGGATGCCCAAACAGTTCCAAGTTTGAGCCCGGAAGAATCTTCCGAAGTGGCTCAAGCCATCGTTAGTGCCGGATT AGACGGATTCGTCATTCTTCAAATAAGTCACAGCGACTTCGACATCGATTCTTGCCGTATCATCAGAACCATGATCTACCAGGTTGAGTTGAGAGCTACCGGGGAGATATTCGAGATCACCAGTGAGCAAAACTCAACGAAACCTCAGAACTGCTGGAACAAGAGCAAGTTTGTTAACATTGTTGCCAGAGGTAACATTACTCGAGTTCTGCAGTTGAAGAAGTTGAACGGTGGTGGTGAATCGCAGCAGGTTGAGGTCCCCGTTGAAGAGTTCTTACATGATAGGTCCGGAATTACGCAGGAGCACTTCTGGCTGGTCGGGACAAAGTATTCCTATCGGTTTGGTGAAGGAGATGACCTTGATAATGACATCGAACTGATTGAGTTTCATATAAGACTGATGGACTCCAACGAGGAGTTTCTGGTTAGTACGGAAGCTGCGGTAGGATTCCATGGAGCATATCCAGTGGAACCGAAAAAGACTCCGTATCCCCCAAAAGTGCTCCTTTCACTGCTTGGCGGTGGCGGCGTCGCAAAAATGAAGCGACTCAATTAA